In Bradyrhizobium lablabi, one DNA window encodes the following:
- a CDS encoding O-antigen ligase family protein, whose protein sequence is MTAAASESRPAPLWRLWRDPATWVTTADILVILIAVSLPWSTSLVGILGVAFLATMAPFLDVRAFLQSLKRPICALPIALFALALIGTLWSNAPWGARLYAVSPAAKLLVLPLLLYHFERSVRGAQVFIAFLVSCTLLMVMSWIVAFDPGLTLKSAGDTERGIFVKNYIDQSQEFALCAVALAYPVVTLLRAKRIWLAVLLTAVALSFVVNMSFVIVSRTALVTIPVLLAVFALLHLKWRSIAIIVCAAIAFAAVAWVTSPQLRWTAETFLRDYRLYKERNIPTSIGNRLEFWQKSLRFFGEAPIFGHGSGSTRGLFEQAAVGQVGAAAEVIGNPHNQTLYVAIQWGLIGIVVLYAMWWRHLMLFRGESLESWIGLLIVVQNIFTSLFNSHIFDFHEGWMYVLGVGIAGGMVLGTGSREAASEFRTKS, encoded by the coding sequence GTGACCGCGGCGGCGAGCGAGTCGCGGCCGGCGCCGTTGTGGCGGCTTTGGCGCGATCCGGCCACCTGGGTGACCACGGCCGATATCCTTGTCATTTTGATCGCCGTGTCGCTGCCCTGGTCGACGTCGCTGGTCGGGATTTTAGGGGTCGCATTCCTGGCGACGATGGCGCCGTTCCTCGACGTCAGGGCGTTCCTGCAATCGCTGAAGCGGCCGATCTGCGCGCTGCCGATCGCGCTGTTCGCGCTCGCCTTGATCGGAACGCTGTGGTCGAACGCGCCATGGGGCGCGCGGCTATATGCGGTCAGTCCGGCCGCAAAACTTCTGGTGCTGCCGCTGCTGCTCTATCATTTTGAACGCTCAGTGCGTGGCGCGCAGGTGTTCATCGCCTTTCTGGTATCCTGCACGCTGCTGATGGTGATGTCCTGGATCGTCGCGTTCGATCCCGGCCTGACGCTGAAGTCAGCGGGGGATACCGAACGGGGCATCTTCGTCAAGAACTACATCGACCAAAGCCAGGAATTTGCGCTGTGCGCGGTGGCGCTTGCCTATCCGGTTGTCACGCTGCTGCGGGCGAAACGAATTTGGCTGGCGGTGTTGCTCACTGCGGTTGCGTTGAGCTTCGTCGTCAACATGTCGTTCGTCATCGTGTCACGGACCGCACTTGTCACCATCCCGGTCTTGCTCGCGGTGTTTGCGCTGCTGCATTTGAAATGGCGAAGCATCGCCATCATTGTTTGCGCGGCGATTGCGTTCGCCGCGGTTGCATGGGTGACGTCGCCGCAATTGCGCTGGACGGCGGAGACCTTCTTACGGGATTACCGGCTATACAAGGAGCGCAATATTCCCACCTCGATCGGCAACCGACTGGAATTCTGGCAAAAGTCGCTGCGGTTTTTTGGCGAGGCTCCGATCTTCGGGCACGGCTCGGGATCGACCCGCGGCCTGTTCGAGCAGGCCGCCGTTGGCCAGGTTGGTGCTGCCGCCGAGGTTATCGGCAATCCGCACAACCAAACGCTTTATGTCGCCATCCAGTGGGGCTTGATCGGCATCGTCGTGTTGTACGCGATGTGGTGGCGGCATCTGATGCTGTTCCGCGGCGAGAGTTTGGAAAGCTGGATCGGATTGCTGATCGTGGTGCAAAATATCTTCACCTCGCTGTTCAATTCCCACATATTCGATTTCCACGAGGGCTGGATGTATGTTCTCGGCGTGGGCATCGCCGGCGGCATGGTGCTGGGGACAGGTTCGCGCGAAGCGGCGTCGGAATTTCGAACCAAGTCATGA
- a CDS encoding SDR family NAD(P)-dependent oxidoreductase, with protein MIRFQGLTYRNLLIAVHDALATTLAVLAAFYLRFEGEFFTERLPLLLRILPYFVAFSIVVCYFFRLTTTKWRFISLPDALNIIRAATVLTVALLALDYIFVAPNVHGTLGTPNLQTPFFLGKITIILYWFLEVFFLSASRFAYRYFRYTRVRHHAKTEDASPTLLIGRAADAEILLRGIESGAVKRIWPVGLLSPSRADRGQTIRNIPVLGGIDDIEDVIADFARRNRPIARVVMTPSAFDPEARPEAVLMRARRLGLIVSRLPSLESGDTPRLTTVAVEDLLLRASEKIDYARLEALVKNRSVIVTGGGGSIGSEICERVVTFGAARLLVIENSEPALYAVTEALAAHETGAVIEGRIADIRDRERILRLMSEFKPDIVFHAAALKHVPILERDWSEGVKTNIFGSVNVADAALAAGAKAMVMISTDKAIEPVSMLGLTKRFAEMYCQALDRDLVSQPGDKPRMRLISVRFGNVLASNGSVVPKFKAQIEAGGPVTVTHPDMVRYFMTIREACDLVLTAATHALMPARPDVSVYVLNMGQPVKIVDLAERMIRLSGLQPGHDIDIVFTGMRPGERLNEILFAFEEETVEIGVAGIVAARPRETSLNVIRAWLATLQQAVNSEQRNLIVSVLKDAIPEFAGGAGPASQSAPAKIEQARS; from the coding sequence ATGATACGTTTCCAAGGTCTGACCTACCGCAACTTGCTGATCGCAGTGCATGACGCGCTGGCGACCACGCTTGCGGTTCTTGCTGCCTTCTATCTGCGCTTCGAGGGTGAATTCTTTACCGAACGGTTGCCGCTGCTGCTGCGGATCCTGCCCTATTTCGTCGCGTTCAGTATCGTCGTTTGCTACTTCTTCCGACTGACGACCACGAAATGGCGCTTCATTTCGTTGCCGGACGCGCTGAATATTATCCGTGCGGCAACGGTGCTCACGGTCGCATTGCTGGCGCTGGATTACATCTTTGTTGCGCCCAACGTCCACGGCACGCTGGGGACGCCTAACCTTCAAACCCCGTTCTTCCTCGGCAAGATCACCATCATCCTCTATTGGTTCCTCGAGGTGTTCTTTCTCAGCGCCTCGCGCTTCGCCTATCGCTATTTCCGCTATACGCGCGTGCGCCATCACGCGAAGACTGAGGATGCGTCACCGACCCTGCTGATAGGCCGCGCCGCGGATGCCGAAATTCTGCTGCGCGGGATAGAAAGCGGCGCGGTCAAGCGGATCTGGCCGGTTGGCCTGTTGTCGCCGTCGCGCGCCGATCGCGGTCAGACCATCCGCAATATTCCGGTGCTGGGCGGCATCGACGACATCGAGGACGTGATCGCCGATTTCGCCAGGCGCAACAGGCCGATTGCACGCGTGGTGATGACGCCCTCGGCGTTCGACCCCGAGGCGCGCCCGGAAGCCGTTCTGATGCGCGCGCGCCGGCTCGGGCTGATCGTCAGCCGCCTGCCATCGCTGGAGAGCGGGGATACGCCGCGGCTGACGACGGTCGCGGTCGAGGACCTGCTGCTTCGCGCCAGCGAAAAAATCGATTACGCGCGGCTCGAAGCGCTGGTGAAGAACCGCTCGGTCATCGTCACCGGCGGCGGCGGCTCGATCGGTTCGGAGATTTGCGAGCGCGTCGTGACCTTCGGCGCGGCGCGGCTGTTGGTGATCGAAAACTCGGAACCGGCGCTCTACGCGGTCACCGAGGCGCTGGCGGCGCACGAGACCGGCGCGGTTATCGAGGGGCGGATCGCGGACATCCGCGATCGCGAGCGCATCCTGCGGCTGATGAGCGAGTTCAAGCCGGATATCGTGTTTCATGCCGCCGCGCTGAAGCACGTGCCGATCCTCGAGCGCGACTGGAGCGAGGGGGTCAAGACCAACATTTTCGGATCGGTCAATGTCGCCGATGCGGCGCTGGCGGCGGGCGCCAAGGCGATGGTGATGATCTCGACCGACAAGGCGATCGAGCCGGTCTCGATGCTGGGCCTGACCAAGCGGTTCGCGGAAATGTATTGCCAGGCGCTCGATCGCGATCTGGTCTCCCAGCCGGGCGACAAACCGCGGATGCGCTTGATCTCGGTCCGATTCGGCAACGTGCTGGCGTCGAACGGATCGGTGGTGCCGAAATTCAAGGCGCAGATCGAAGCGGGCGGGCCGGTGACGGTCACCCATCCCGACATGGTCAGGTATTTCATGACCATCCGCGAAGCCTGCGATCTCGTGCTTACCGCGGCCACGCACGCCCTGATGCCGGCGCGCCCGGACGTTTCGGTTTATGTGCTCAACATGGGACAGCCGGTCAAGATCGTCGACCTCGCCGAGCGCATGATCCGGCTTTCAGGGCTGCAGCCGGGCCATGATATCGATATCGTCTTCACCGGCATGCGGCCTGGCGAGCGGCTCAACGAAATCCTGTTCGCGTTCGAAGAAGAGACGGTCGAAATCGGGGTTGCCGGCATTGTCGCGGCGCGGCCTCGCGAGACGTCGCTGAACGTGATCCGGGCCTGGCTGGCCACGCTGCAGCAGGCGGTCAATAGCGAACAGCGGAACCTGATCGTGTCGGTGCTAAAGGATGCGATCCCGGAGTTTGCCGGCGGTGCAGGACCGGCTAGTCAGTCCGCACCCGCGAAAATCGAACAAGCACGATCGTAA
- a CDS encoding MraY family glycosyltransferase has product MTTLDPHRAALALVIPVAAALICAGLIVVLRPLLQRYALARPNARSSHVTPTPQGGGIAVITATAIAVALTALLGTPDLGLTIPVVLAAASCLAAVGMIDDLRPIPVVPRLALQFAVVALLIATLPPQMRIFEAIPISLERALLILGLLWFVNLVNFMDGLDWMTVAEMLPITTALAAFALFGEAPPEVLPIALALAGALLGFAPFNRPVARLFLGDVGSLPIGLVTGWCLIELASRQHFAAALLLPLYYLADATITLFRRVAAGERFWDAHRSHFYQRATNHGFSVRRVIADVFLLNLVLAGLAAISIAAGSTRVDLATLALGALGVTIVLVRFSRVRTD; this is encoded by the coding sequence GACGTTAGACCCGCACCGCGCTGCCCTGGCCCTCGTCATTCCAGTCGCAGCCGCGCTGATCTGCGCCGGCCTGATCGTGGTGCTGCGCCCCCTGCTTCAGCGCTATGCGTTGGCCCGGCCCAACGCGCGCTCCTCGCATGTGACGCCAACGCCGCAAGGCGGCGGTATCGCCGTGATCACCGCCACCGCAATCGCCGTGGCGCTGACCGCCTTGCTCGGGACACCCGATCTGGGCCTGACGATCCCCGTTGTGTTGGCTGCCGCTTCCTGCCTTGCGGCGGTCGGCATGATCGACGACCTGCGGCCGATCCCGGTGGTGCCGCGCCTTGCGCTGCAGTTCGCCGTGGTCGCGCTGCTGATCGCAACCCTTCCGCCACAGATGCGGATTTTCGAGGCGATCCCGATTTCGCTGGAGCGGGCGCTGCTGATTCTGGGGCTGCTCTGGTTCGTGAACCTCGTCAACTTCATGGATGGCCTCGACTGGATGACGGTCGCGGAAATGCTTCCGATCACCACCGCGCTCGCGGCATTCGCCCTGTTCGGCGAAGCCCCGCCGGAGGTCCTGCCGATCGCACTGGCGCTCGCCGGCGCCCTGCTCGGTTTTGCCCCCTTCAACCGGCCCGTCGCGCGCTTGTTCCTCGGCGATGTCGGCAGCCTGCCGATTGGTCTTGTGACCGGCTGGTGCCTGATCGAACTGGCATCACGTCAGCATTTTGCGGCGGCGCTGCTGCTGCCGCTTTATTATCTCGCCGACGCAACGATCACGCTGTTCAGGCGGGTTGCGGCCGGCGAGCGGTTTTGGGACGCGCACCGATCGCATTTTTATCAACGCGCCACCAACCATGGATTTAGCGTCCGCCGGGTCATCGCCGACGTATTCCTGCTCAACCTGGTTTTGGCGGGACTGGCGGCAATCTCGATTGCAGCCGGTTCGACGCGCGTCGATCTGGCGACGCTGGCGCTTGGAGCCCTCGGCGTTACGATCGTGCTTGTTCGATTTTCGCGGGTGCGGACTGACTAG